The genomic stretch TACAGAAGAAGGTACCGACAGTTTTGGAAATACAGAAATACCAGAACCTGTGGAACCAGAAGATAAATCACAAAAATATGCGGTTAAGTCCGAAAATGGAGCAATTCTTATAAGTAATGAAGAATACGCTGCCTGGTATTATGATCTTTACGATTATCTGGACGACTTTAAAGGTAAGCGGTATCAGTTTACAGCACAGGTGTTTCCTTTGGAAGGACTTAAGGCGAATCAGTTCCTGGCAGGCAGATATATTATGACCTGTTGTGCGGTGGATTTAACCGGATATGGTCTGATAAGCGAAAGTGACCTTGCCGATGGTCTTAAGGAAAATGAATGGCTGACGGTTACCGGTACCATTGGGGAATATGAATATAATGGTATGAAGGTGCCTTATCTTACTGATATAGAGATGGAAAAAGCCGCTGCACCGAAGGAAGAGTATGTATATTACTACTATTATTGATTAAGTTATTAAGAGCCTATACCCTTTATTATACTGGGTCTAGGCTCTTAGTCTATTTGTTTTGATTCTGGTTTGATGCTAAGGTGTTTAAGTTCTCTGCTACCTCACCGTGTTTACTAGGGTATAGGCAAGAGTAAGTATTAAGTGTTGTTTCAACTTTCTCATGTCCAAGCCGTTCGGCTATCAGCAGCGGAGAAAAGCCCATTTCAATTAGAAATGATGCGTGAGAGTATCTCAACTCCTGTATCTTGCTTGGAGTGATAGCAACTGCACTACTTCCCTCACTGATTTCTTTCTATAGAAACTCTCAGCTTTAAGATATTCAATACTATTGGCCTTTTTGCAGGAGGGGCTGTCAATCTGAAAAAATTTACTACAAAATTCATTAATATGTAAGTATAGTATGTAGTTTTTTGATAGGTAAGAGCATAGCCCAAACCAATAATTTTATTCAAACTTTCATTTTCATTGAAGTTTTTTAGTACTAAAAAGCACGGTTTCAGTAAACGAAGTTTTTATAGAAAGTATATAAATATTTCAGAAACCTCTAAAAAGATATTAAAAACAAAAATAAATGTCATATTGTTTCTGTAAGTAAAAAACATAAATGAAATAAAAATGAAATAAAAGCTTAAACAAAGTTATGATATATAAAACGCAGATAACAAATATCGTGACTTAGAGTAATGTGAATGAGATATTAATTCTCCTAAAAATAAGGAGAAATAACATAAAATCAATCATGCAAATTGAAAGGGGATAAAAAATGGCAGGAACCATTAGAATTACACCGGAAGAACTAAGAGAAGCAGCGAATTTTATCAAACAGAAACAGGATGAAATGACAGCAGATGCAAATGCATTGAATGCAAAAATCAATGAAATTGCAGCGAATTGGGAAGGTGCTGCTCAATCTGCATTTATCAGCGGCTTTACTTATGACTTATGGCCGGTTCTGGACAAGACGATGCCTCAGATACTTACTGGAATTCAAACGCAGTTAACGGAAACTGCAACTACGTTAGAGGAGACAGATAAGGCAATCGCTGACAGGCTGAAATTATAAGAATATAGTTGTAAAGAGGCTGTAGCAGGAAGGGGATGGCAACAAAAATCCTTTCCTACTGCAGCTTTTTTCAAAATTTACAATAAGACTGTATATGCTTGGACAAAGCAAAATGAAATAGAGTGGATAATAACTAAATAGGAGGTATAAGATGTATTACTGGGATTCGGTTGGTGATTTTTTTTATGCAGCGGAAACTGAACGAAAAAGAGAGGAATGCAGACAGGGATGCAGACAGGGATGCAGAGAGGAATACAGTAAATTACTCAAATATCTAAATAAGAAGATTCCCAAAGAGGAAGAACTCTATAACAAATTAAAAACAGGCTGTGATATGGTGTTTAAGATAATGAAAGGGATCGAAAAGAAGGAAATCCTGGTTGGGGAGTTCGTTAAAATGTATGATAATAAATTTAGTATCTGCCAGATGGATAATACAAATTTATTGGCATTGGAGCGGGGGGTGGCAAAATGGTAAGACAACTGGGAAGAGAAATAATTGACAAAT from Anaerocolumna sp. AGMB13020 encodes the following:
- a CDS encoding TIGR03943 family putative permease subunit, whose amino-acid sequence is MKGNRNIDNICKIVILLSLTGLLLYELISGKIYYYVHPRYLPGLWLSVVVLLVFAISLLWEKKKGRHNSSVSQYGLYAVPIVLALLFPVIQGGNGNIAIAQSSIGRDSNNSIDAGQELSEEKDISSDTDVTLTDPNDTEEGTDSFGNTEIPEPVEPEDKSQKYAVKSENGAILISNEEYAAWYYDLYDYLDDFKGKRYQFTAQVFPLEGLKANQFLAGRYIMTCCAVDLTGYGLISESDLADGLKENEWLTVTGTIGEYEYNGMKVPYLTDIEMEKAAAPKEEYVYYYYY
- a CDS encoding WXG100 family type VII secretion target; this translates as MAGTIRITPEELREAANFIKQKQDEMTADANALNAKINEIAANWEGAAQSAFISGFTYDLWPVLDKTMPQILTGIQTQLTETATTLEETDKAIADRLKL